The window TAGCCGGCGCCGCCGCACGCCTCGCGGCACATCTGGATGGTGCGGGTGGCGTGCCAGGTCTGTGCGGCCTTGAGACCGGCCGCCCGGGACTCCAGCTCCCGCTGCCGGTGCGCGTCGACCGGCCCGTCGCCGCCCTGCACCTCGTGCAGCGCGGCGACCAGCTCGGCCTGGGCGAAGTGCAGCGCGTACGAGGTGGCCAGGGCGGGCAGCAGCTTGCGCTGGTGGGCCAGGTAGTCGTTGAGCAGCACCTCCCGGTCCGCGTCGGGCGTGTCGAACTGGCGGCGGATGTCGCCGTAGCGCACCGCGATGGTCAGCGCCGACTTGGTCGCCGCCGCCGCGGCGCCGCCCACGCTCACCCGGCCGCGGACCAGGGTGCCGAGCATGGTGAAGAAACGCCGGGAGTCGTCCTCGATCGGGCTGGAGTACGTCCCGTCCTCCGCGACCTGACCGTACCGGTCCAGCAGCATGTCCCGCGGCACCCGCACGTGGTCGAAGCTGAGCCGCCCGTTGTCGACACCGAGCAGGCCGGCCTTGGGCCCGGCGTCGCCGATGGTCACGCCCGGCAGCGGGTTGCCCTGCGCGTCGCGGATCGGCACCAGCCACGCGTGCACACCGTGCCGCCGCCCCTCGGTGATCAGCTGCGCGAAGACCACGGCCATCCGCCCGTCCCGGGCCGCGTTGCCGATGTAGTCCTTGCGGGCCGCCTCGTGCGGGGTGTGCAGGTCGAAGGTCTGCGTCCACGGGTCGTACGTGCAGGTGGTGCGCAACTGCTGCACGTCCGAGCCGTGGCCGGTCTCGGTCATCGCGAAACAGCCGAGGATCTTGCCCGAGACGATGTCCCGCAGGTAGGCGTCGTGGTGCCGCCGGGTGCCGAGGGCGTCGACGGCGCCGCCGAACAGGCCCCACTGCACGCCCGCCTTGACCATCAGCGACAGGTCGACCTGTGCCAGCATCTCGCAGGCCACGATCGAGCCGCCGACATCGGATCTGCCGCCGTACTCGGTGGGGAAGGCCGACGCGATGCCCAGCTTGACGGGGAGTTCGGCGATCAACCGGGTGATCCGCTCACGCGCCTGGTCACCGGTCTCGCCGTACACGGGGAGGAAGCGCGCGTCGAGCTGCTCCCGGTGCGCGTTGCGGACCTCGGCCCACGGCCCGTCGAGCAGTTCCCGCAGGCGGGTGACCTCGATGCGGCCGGATGCGTGATCGGACATGGTCACCCCTCGGAATAGCGGATATATGGGCACACTCTGTACCCGATCCAGGATACCGGCCGCTCCCGTCATCAAGATCCGGCAGGGACAGGTCGCGACGGCCGCCCCGGAGGGCTGGGCCAACCGGCCGTCGCCCCTCGGCCGGCGGTGCGCCGGGTACCCGACGAATCCGGTTGGCGACAGCCGATGTCCCTTCACCCTCGCCAACGGCTCTGACACTCTGCACC is drawn from Micromonospora sp. NBC_01740 and contains these coding sequences:
- a CDS encoding acyl-CoA dehydrogenase family protein; the encoded protein is MSDHASGRIEVTRLRELLDGPWAEVRNAHREQLDARFLPVYGETGDQARERITRLIAELPVKLGIASAFPTEYGGRSDVGGSIVACEMLAQVDLSLMVKAGVQWGLFGGAVDALGTRRHHDAYLRDIVSGKILGCFAMTETGHGSDVQQLRTTCTYDPWTQTFDLHTPHEAARKDYIGNAARDGRMAVVFAQLITEGRRHGVHAWLVPIRDAQGNPLPGVTIGDAGPKAGLLGVDNGRLSFDHVRVPRDMLLDRYGQVAEDGTYSSPIEDDSRRFFTMLGTLVRGRVSVGGAAAAATKSALTIAVRYGDIRRQFDTPDADREVLLNDYLAHQRKLLPALATSYALHFAQAELVAALHEVQGGDGPVDAHRQRELESRAAGLKAAQTWHATRTIQMCREACGGAGYLAENRLPSLKADTDVFTTFEGDNTVLLQLVAKGLLTGYRDEFGSLDGWGRASFVAEQVREMVLERTAARSVIERLISAVPGRDEEVAVTDRGWQLKVFEDRERHLLDGVVRRLRNGAATKKDRPFDIFNDVQDHVLAVAAAHVDRVTLEAFVAGIEDATDPEVRALLSRVCDLYALTVIEAHKGWFLEHGRLTPARAKAITGVVNGLLKELRPHMRTLVDGFAIPEAWLHCAVLREEPRRQEDMAAHDAAGRGR